In the uncultured Methanobacterium sp. genome, one interval contains:
- a CDS encoding magnesium transporter — protein sequence MEKSLDYPEKTAGWNMVTDVPVFSEDDTLKDIEDFLIDRSSQFNSLDYIYLTDKINTLVGVISIKDLLVTVDKTLKASKIMAVNLVTAHVDTDQERLVYLALSHGLKSIPVVNEEGGFMGVVPYDTILQIFNHEVQSDVFKFGGIFHRIGDEYTSIHSSALHMIRSRLPWLIIGVIGGTLAASLIAQFEELLSSFIALASFIPVMVYMSDAAGAQTEALIIRSMALDTKLNVRKYLTREVVVATVLAAISGLFAAFMAYITRQNLILGIIIFFALFLSIIASVTINTLAPLILRKFKYDPALATGPLATIFSDIATLAIYLAVAITLLGN from the coding sequence ATGGAAAAATCATTAGATTACCCGGAGAAGACTGCAGGGTGGAATATGGTAACTGATGTGCCAGTATTCAGTGAAGATGACACCCTGAAGGATATTGAAGATTTTCTCATTGACCGATCATCTCAATTTAACAGCCTGGATTATATTTACCTTACTGATAAAATTAACACCCTGGTTGGGGTTATTTCCATTAAAGATCTTCTGGTTACCGTGGATAAAACCCTGAAAGCCAGTAAGATCATGGCTGTTAACCTGGTCACTGCACATGTGGACACAGATCAGGAGAGACTCGTTTACCTGGCTCTATCCCATGGTCTCAAATCCATACCCGTAGTGAATGAAGAGGGTGGATTTATGGGTGTGGTTCCTTATGATACCATACTACAGATATTCAACCATGAGGTACAGAGTGATGTGTTCAAGTTTGGAGGTATATTCCACAGAATAGGAGATGAGTACACCAGCATACACTCATCAGCCCTCCACATGATCCGTTCACGTCTCCCCTGGCTAATAATTGGAGTTATTGGTGGAACACTTGCTGCTTCTTTAATTGCACAGTTTGAAGAACTTTTAAGCAGTTTCATTGCCCTGGCCAGTTTCATACCAGTGATGGTTTATATGAGTGATGCTGCCGGAGCACAGACTGAAGCACTTATAATACGCAGCATGGCCCTGGACACAAAACTCAACGTAAGGAAATATTTAACCCGTGAAGTGGTGGTGGCAACTGTCCTTGCAGCAATCTCAGGATTATTCGCCGCATTCATGGCCTACATCACCAGACAAAACCTGATTCTTGGTATTATAATCTTTTTCGCCCTTTTTTTAAGCATCATCGCATCAGTTACCATAAATACATTGGCACCACTAATTTTAAGAAAATTCAAATACGATCCTGCACTGGCCACCGGTCCCCTGGCCACCATATTCAGTGACATAGCCACCCTGGCCATATATTTAGCAGTAGCCATAACCTTACTTGGAAATTAA
- a CDS encoding SHOCT domain-containing protein yields MKIKGSSEATGCDCILEKEGLLLKYKGFFGGDKGEEFIKYSDMQNISLEKTAGLVSSPLLIIDIPNGTKKVVLLDKHFKMFYALLEANTPHIPSKKSSAIDEPVENSSILKSITGKDNKKKEESLDVGESNHFKSIAEAKKLRDMGAITEEEYNLIKSKHLKNM; encoded by the coding sequence ATGAAAATTAAAGGTTCTTCTGAGGCCACAGGTTGTGACTGCATTCTTGAAAAAGAGGGATTACTGCTTAAATACAAAGGTTTTTTCGGAGGAGATAAGGGAGAAGAGTTTATTAAATACAGTGACATGCAGAACATTTCCCTGGAAAAAACTGCAGGTTTAGTATCATCCCCTCTATTAATTATAGACATCCCTAACGGAACTAAAAAGGTTGTTCTGCTTGATAAACATTTCAAAATGTTTTATGCATTACTGGAAGCAAACACCCCACACATTCCCAGTAAAAAATCCAGTGCAATTGATGAACCTGTCGAGAACTCTTCAATTCTTAAATCCATAACCGGGAAAGATAATAAGAAAAAAGAAGAATCATTAGATGTAGGTGAATCAAATCACTTCAAAAGCATCGCAGAAGCAAAGAAACTCCGGGATATGGGAGCTATTACTGAAGAAGAGTATAATTTAATTAAGAGTAAACATTTAAAGAACATGTAA
- a CDS encoding MBL fold metallo-hydrolase, translated as MNVTDEIYALDSTRGNYSYLINGEETILVDTGRPGQGNGILKDLKVLGVKPEDIKHILITHHDVDHIGSLSFLQKATGAKVWASKEDIPYIYGEKSRPGIKKLVSVIMRTEKPENITPYSEDQRIGGIEVIPTPGHTPGHVSLLYKDILLVGDLFKTSKGKIAPMSSFMNWDDTVLAESINKINDYEFKWVCPAHGQPLKINGKIKVY; from the coding sequence TTGAATGTAACTGATGAAATATATGCACTTGACTCAACCAGAGGCAACTATTCATATTTAATTAATGGTGAGGAAACAATTTTAGTTGACACCGGACGTCCTGGACAGGGAAATGGTATTTTAAAAGATTTAAAAGTTCTTGGAGTAAAACCAGAGGATATCAAGCACATTCTAATTACACACCACGATGTGGACCATATTGGGAGTCTTTCTTTTCTTCAAAAGGCTACTGGGGCTAAAGTATGGGCATCCAAGGAAGATATTCCCTACATTTACGGAGAAAAAAGTCGTCCAGGAATTAAAAAATTAGTTTCGGTTATTATGCGGACGGAAAAACCTGAAAATATAACTCCATACTCAGAAGATCAAAGAATTGGTGGTATTGAAGTTATACCCACCCCGGGACATACCCCTGGACACGTGAGTTTACTTTATAAAGATATATTACTGGTTGGGGATTTATTTAAAACATCAAAGGGCAAAATAGCCCCCATGAGCTCCTTTATGAACTGGGATGATACGGTCTTAGCCGAATCCATAAATAAAATAAATGATTATGAGTTTAAGTGGGTTTGTCCTGCTCATGGGCAGCCTTTAAAGATAAATGGTAAAATAAAAGTATATTGA
- a CDS encoding DEAD/DEAH box helicase: MLKNVLDTLEGNRIFRRKVEHIETLHPRKAEYGEVKGLPESIQQYLKDSRIRLYKHQVRATELIRNGENILITTPTASGKTLAFNLPIMETMAQNDAATALYIYPAKALANDQLNVLKHLESSCNLKINPNIYDGDTPRNIRPWIKENSRLILTNPYMLHLIMGWHHQWARFYKNLKYVVIDEAHHYRGVFGSNVAFLIRRLRRICNHYGSYPQFILSSATLANPDEFSRNLVGTSFQEINEDTSPSGKKHFILYNPYAKWGDLSIHQETSNLFQLMVLNDLQTLCFTISRKMAELIAMWAKRELNERNPQLVNRVTAYRSGYLASERRKIENGLKNGNLVGVTCTNALELGMDIGSLDGVIISGYPGTMISTWQQAGRAGRGENESLIVMVAFENALDQYLMKHPEFLFHKSHENAVIDLHNNKITNGHLLCATKELPMTVDDFEKYFDADFDALEDLRQEGLLKETGAGLLYVGRQEPAMNISLDQISSDNFKVFHGKHLMETMDRQHAYSEAHEGAVLINQGETYTVDSFNLAKRTINVKKMDVDYHTQALKNVDVSIVKELNTREIGNFRVSFGEVKVTQEFYKYKTMIYGKTLSTHDLNLPPLKYHTRGLWFTIPGVVADSLENIFTKKDAYAGSLHGAEHALISMFPLLVLCDRFDIGGLSTNYHPETGKATIFIYDAYEGGIGLAEKAVEVMEKLVEVTRDMVKSCQCRKGCPTCIYSPKCGNDNKPLHKNGTIFVLEAILKMMKGEKMDLPTDPGFELVHNTTRPLKSPAMGSDGYQEFENPENLNRKGESFYLNGNLNEAAKCFQKVLEMDENNISALKYQGIILVKQEKPEKALEFFEKVLLIHADDPETLYYQAISFNKTQQYAESKNVSKKLLKARPDWDDAWSILAIALHALGNKEKAIEAYSKSLELDPLNQDAARNLKDLLDS, encoded by the coding sequence ATGCTTAAAAACGTCCTAGATACACTGGAAGGTAACCGTATCTTCCGCCGGAAAGTGGAACATATCGAAACACTCCATCCCCGAAAGGCAGAGTACGGTGAAGTGAAGGGCCTCCCGGAGTCCATCCAACAATACCTCAAGGACAGCCGTATACGGCTTTACAAGCACCAGGTTAGGGCAACAGAACTCATCAGAAATGGGGAAAATATCCTCATCACCACACCCACTGCTTCCGGGAAAACCCTGGCCTTTAACCTGCCCATCATGGAAACCATGGCTCAAAATGATGCAGCTACTGCCCTTTACATCTACCCCGCCAAGGCACTGGCCAATGACCAGCTCAATGTCCTCAAACACCTGGAATCATCCTGCAACCTTAAAATCAATCCGAACATTTACGATGGTGACACTCCCCGTAACATCCGCCCCTGGATCAAGGAGAACTCACGTTTAATTTTAACCAATCCCTACATGTTACACCTTATAATGGGATGGCACCACCAGTGGGCACGTTTTTATAAAAACCTCAAATATGTAGTTATTGATGAAGCCCACCACTACCGTGGTGTGTTCGGATCTAATGTGGCCTTCCTCATTCGTAGGTTAAGACGGATATGTAATCATTACGGGAGTTATCCTCAGTTCATTTTATCATCAGCCACATTGGCTAATCCTGATGAGTTCAGCCGTAACCTGGTGGGAACCTCCTTCCAGGAAATTAATGAAGATACTTCCCCCAGTGGGAAGAAGCATTTCATTTTATACAATCCCTACGCCAAGTGGGGTGATCTGTCTATTCACCAGGAAACCAGCAACCTGTTCCAGTTAATGGTTCTAAATGACCTTCAAACCCTTTGTTTCACCATTAGCCGGAAAATGGCTGAACTCATAGCCATGTGGGCTAAAAGAGAGTTAAATGAACGAAACCCACAGCTAGTTAACCGTGTAACTGCTTATCGTTCAGGTTACCTGGCCAGTGAAAGAAGGAAGATAGAAAATGGTCTTAAAAACGGTAACCTGGTGGGTGTAACCTGTACCAATGCCCTGGAACTGGGAATGGACATTGGTAGCCTGGACGGGGTTATAATCAGTGGATATCCTGGAACCATGATCAGCACCTGGCAACAGGCAGGAAGAGCAGGAAGGGGTGAAAATGAGTCTCTGATAGTAATGGTGGCATTTGAAAACGCCCTGGATCAGTACCTTATGAAACATCCGGAGTTTTTGTTCCATAAATCTCATGAAAACGCAGTTATCGACTTGCATAATAATAAAATCACCAACGGCCACCTCTTATGTGCAACCAAGGAGTTACCCATGACTGTGGATGATTTTGAAAAATATTTCGATGCTGATTTTGACGCCCTGGAAGATTTACGTCAGGAGGGACTTCTTAAAGAAACTGGTGCTGGTCTACTTTATGTGGGACGCCAGGAACCGGCCATGAACATCAGCCTGGATCAGATATCCAGTGATAACTTCAAAGTATTCCATGGTAAACATCTTATGGAAACCATGGACCGGCAGCATGCCTACAGTGAAGCCCATGAAGGAGCAGTGCTCATTAACCAGGGTGAAACTTACACTGTGGATAGTTTTAACCTGGCTAAAAGAACCATCAATGTTAAGAAGATGGATGTGGATTACCATACCCAGGCCCTAAAAAATGTTGATGTTTCCATTGTAAAGGAGCTTAACACCAGGGAAATAGGTAATTTCAGAGTTTCCTTTGGTGAAGTAAAGGTTACCCAGGAATTCTACAAGTACAAAACCATGATCTACGGTAAAACCCTATCTACCCATGACCTTAATCTACCTCCATTGAAGTATCACACCCGTGGTCTGTGGTTCACTATTCCAGGGGTGGTGGCTGACAGTCTGGAGAATATTTTCACCAAGAAAGATGCCTATGCCGGCAGTCTTCACGGTGCAGAACATGCCCTGATATCCATGTTCCCATTACTGGTACTCTGTGACCGTTTTGATATAGGCGGTTTATCCACCAATTACCATCCTGAAACTGGGAAGGCAACTATTTTTATCTATGATGCCTATGAGGGAGGTATTGGTCTGGCTGAAAAAGCAGTGGAAGTTATGGAAAAACTGGTGGAGGTCACCAGGGACATGGTTAAAAGCTGCCAGTGCCGTAAAGGTTGCCCCACATGCATTTACTCCCCTAAATGTGGTAATGATAACAAGCCATTACATAAAAATGGCACGATTTTCGTCCTGGAAGCTATTTTGAAGATGATGAAGGGTGAAAAAATGGATTTACCAACTGATCCAGGATTTGAACTTGTACATAACACCACAAGACCATTAAAATCACCGGCTATGGGGAGTGATGGCTACCAGGAGTTTGAAAACCCGGAGAACTTAAACCGGAAGGGTGAATCATTTTATCTGAATGGAAATCTCAATGAAGCAGCTAAATGTTTCCAGAAGGTATTGGAAATGGATGAAAATAATATTTCTGCCCTGAAGTATCAGGGAATTATCCTGGTAAAACAGGAAAAACCTGAAAAAGCACTTGAATTTTTCGAAAAAGTACTTTTAATTCATGCTGATGATCCAGAAACCCTTTATTATCAGGCAATTTCCTTTAACAAAACCCAGCAATATGCAGAGAGTAAAAATGTATCAAAGAAACTACTTAAAGCCCGACCAGACTGGGATGATGCCTGGTCTATTCTGGCAATTGCACTCCATGCATTGGGGAATAAGGAAAAAGCCATAGAAGCTTACAGCAAATCACTGGAACTTGATCCACTTAACCAGGATGCTGCAAGAAATTTGAAAGACCTGCTGGATAGTTAA
- the nudC gene encoding NAD(+) diphosphatase, whose protein sequence is MQRESIYKRYIPGSTPNKKNSKEDAYWFLFNSHEILMELTSNNQIMVPFSKNLEEVKISPESIHYLGTFNDHPCYSGELENGSVAPDGMVFQDLRSLYDQVDEDIYLLAGRASKIVNWDRTHQFCGQCGTPTVTKDDEMAKICPVCGFISFTRLSPAVITAIIKDGKLLMALHTRTPGDMYGLIAGFVEPGETLSEAVERETMEEVGLKVNNIKYFGSQPWPYPNSLMIGFTADYESGEIEVDGKEITDARWFSADELPRVPSKMSIAGELIEWYLENYGGNDSK, encoded by the coding sequence ATGCAGAGGGAAAGTATTTACAAACGGTATATACCAGGATCAACACCCAATAAAAAAAACAGTAAAGAAGATGCTTACTGGTTCCTTTTTAATTCCCATGAAATCCTGATGGAACTTACCAGCAATAACCAAATTATGGTTCCTTTTTCAAAGAATTTAGAAGAAGTTAAGATTTCACCAGAAAGCATCCATTACCTCGGTACCTTTAATGACCACCCCTGTTACTCAGGGGAACTTGAAAATGGAAGTGTTGCCCCGGATGGAATGGTTTTTCAGGATTTACGTTCACTGTATGACCAGGTAGATGAAGATATCTACCTCTTAGCAGGCAGGGCTTCTAAGATTGTCAACTGGGACCGAACCCATCAGTTTTGTGGTCAATGCGGAACACCCACTGTGACCAAAGATGATGAGATGGCCAAGATTTGCCCGGTGTGTGGTTTTATAAGTTTCACCCGTCTTTCACCTGCAGTGATCACTGCCATAATCAAGGATGGCAAATTACTCATGGCCCTGCACACCCGTACCCCTGGGGATATGTACGGACTCATCGCCGGGTTTGTGGAGCCCGGTGAAACCTTAAGCGAAGCCGTGGAAAGGGAAACCATGGAAGAAGTGGGTTTAAAGGTGAATAATATAAAATATTTTGGAAGTCAACCCTGGCCATATCCCAATTCCTTGATGATCGGATTCACTGCAGATTATGAAAGTGGTGAAATTGAAGTTGATGGTAAGGAAATAACTGATGCCCGGTGGTTCAGTGCAGATGAACTTCCCAGAGTACCCTCCAAAATGAGCATTGCCGGAGAGCTAATTGAGTGGTATCTTGAAAATTACGGTGGAAACGATTCCAAATAA
- a CDS encoding DUF2769 domain-containing protein, which produces MGKIEFSMENINQCLCGKCAVQVESQCVKDKQKIMLLITQQDLDSPMRMDTERVPGLYCSTGKAICKDIDTEKICKCNECPIWKEYALKESLPGRYFCRDGKVNK; this is translated from the coding sequence ATGGGTAAAATTGAATTTTCAATGGAAAACATCAACCAATGCCTTTGTGGTAAGTGTGCTGTACAAGTAGAAAGCCAATGTGTTAAAGATAAACAAAAAATCATGTTACTGATAACCCAGCAAGATCTGGACAGTCCCATGCGCATGGATACTGAACGTGTTCCCGGACTTTACTGCAGCACTGGAAAAGCTATTTGTAAAGATATTGACACTGAAAAGATCTGTAAATGTAATGAATGCCCTATCTGGAAAGAATATGCACTGAAAGAATCATTACCCGGACGATATTTCTGTAGAGATGGTAAGGTCAATAAATGA
- the rnc gene encoding ribonuclease III — MQILEKFSIKPKNLHLYDIAFLHESYSYENNLNECYERLEFLGDAVLDLVVSEFLYESDQDLDEGELTRLRANYVCNKALYTYSMDIGLNKYVKLGAGAELSRRELHSVTGDVFEAFIGALYLDLGLGYVKKFLSKTVLPHIEHGDIFFYDYKSELQQLSNKDGFSIIYDLLNEKGEPHKKTFTMAAMIDGQNYGVGVGGSKKEAQQNAAKEALKKL; from the coding sequence ATGCAAATCCTGGAAAAATTTTCAATAAAACCGAAAAATCTCCATCTTTATGATATAGCATTCTTACACGAGTCCTATTCATATGAAAACAACCTCAATGAGTGTTATGAAAGATTGGAATTTTTAGGTGATGCAGTTCTGGATCTGGTGGTATCAGAATTTTTATATGAAAGTGATCAGGATTTAGATGAAGGTGAATTAACCCGTTTGCGCGCTAATTATGTGTGCAACAAAGCTCTTTATACTTATTCTATGGATATTGGTCTGAATAAATATGTCAAACTGGGTGCAGGAGCTGAATTATCCCGCAGAGAACTTCATTCAGTTACTGGTGATGTATTCGAAGCATTTATAGGGGCACTGTATCTGGATTTAGGCCTGGGCTATGTTAAAAAATTCCTTTCAAAAACAGTGCTACCCCATATTGAGCATGGAGATATCTTTTTTTATGATTATAAATCAGAATTACAGCAGTTATCCAATAAGGACGGCTTCAGTATAATTTATGATTTACTCAATGAAAAAGGGGAACCTCATAAAAAAACATTCACCATGGCTGCCATGATCGATGGTCAAAATTATGGTGTGGGTGTGGGTGGAAGTAAAAAGGAAGCTCAGCAAAATGCTGCTAAAGAAGCTTTGAAAAAACTTTAA
- the uppS gene encoding polyprenyl diphosphate synthase yields the protein MSVLDPLYSIYEWYISRDLRLEEMPKHVAITMDGNRRYARFQRNMSTLDGHKHGRNTLEEFLGWCVDLGIEIVTVYAFSSKNFNRPPEEVEGLMNLFKENFEGIAQNQKIHGNEVRVKAVGQLDLLPDDVRKAISIAEESTASYKKMLLNIAIGYDGRLEIVDTIKKISGKVKDGKLDPDNINEEMVNKNLYTAGLDDPNLIIRTSGEERFSGFLLWQASYSELYFCDSYWPAFRKVDFLRALRSYQQRERRFGV from the coding sequence ATGTCTGTTTTAGATCCGCTTTATTCAATATATGAATGGTACATATCCCGGGATCTCCGATTAGAGGAGATGCCCAAGCACGTAGCCATCACCATGGATGGTAACCGGAGATATGCCAGGTTTCAAAGAAATATGAGTACATTAGATGGCCATAAACATGGAAGAAATACTCTTGAAGAATTTTTAGGATGGTGTGTTGATCTGGGAATAGAGATCGTCACGGTTTATGCATTCTCAAGTAAGAACTTCAACCGACCACCAGAGGAGGTTGAAGGCTTAATGAACCTTTTTAAAGAAAATTTTGAAGGAATAGCTCAAAATCAGAAAATACATGGTAATGAAGTCAGAGTAAAAGCAGTGGGACAGCTTGATTTACTCCCGGATGATGTGAGAAAAGCCATAAGTATCGCTGAGGAATCAACAGCTTCCTACAAAAAGATGCTACTGAATATTGCCATTGGTTATGATGGGCGTTTGGAAATAGTTGATACCATTAAAAAGATTTCAGGAAAAGTTAAAGATGGAAAACTGGATCCTGATAACATCAATGAAGAAATGGTCAATAAAAACCTTTACACTGCCGGACTGGATGATCCCAACCTAATTATCAGAACCAGTGGTGAAGAAAGGTTCAGCGGGTTTTTATTATGGCAGGCATCCTATTCTGAGCTCTATTTCTGTGATAGTTACTGGCCAGCATTCAGAAAAGTAGACTTTTTAAGGGCCTTGAGATCATACCAGCAGAGAGAAAGGCGATTTGGGGTTTAA
- the cofH gene encoding 5-amino-6-(D-ribitylamino)uracil--L-tyrosine 4-hydroxyphenyl transferase CofH, whose translation MMEDIYERSLAGEITREDALKLVNSNHFELFDTADQLRQEIVGDEVTFVANRNIDITDHCIIGCTFCSFRDNIGYELTTEEILTSIKEAVDVNASEICLFGGVMPHMTVEYYCDLFHAIKENYEIMLHSMSPVEVFHAAKESDVSTQEALTSFKSAGLDSLTGASAEILVDSVRAKLCPNKVSTQEWTDIITEAHNLGIPSTSTIMYGSIETWEDRIEHLMILRDIQRETGGFTELVPMTFLGKNNIMGQQSNGASGLDDLKLHAIARIILGRDVPNIQASWIKIGTRMAQMALCCGANDLGGTMMEDLISIAAGSSYGEYLSREEMHATIEGIGRIPAERNTIYERVN comes from the coding sequence ATGATGGAAGACATTTACGAACGTTCTTTAGCTGGAGAGATCACCAGGGAAGATGCACTGAAACTGGTAAACTCCAATCATTTTGAGTTATTTGACACTGCAGACCAGTTAAGACAGGAAATTGTGGGTGATGAAGTCACCTTTGTGGCCAACCGTAACATTGACATCACCGACCACTGCATCATAGGCTGCACATTCTGCTCCTTCCGAGATAATATAGGATATGAATTAACCACTGAAGAAATTTTAACCAGTATAAAAGAAGCTGTTGATGTAAATGCCAGTGAAATCTGTCTTTTCGGCGGGGTAATGCCCCACATGACTGTTGAATATTACTGTGATCTTTTTCATGCAATTAAAGAAAATTACGAAATCATGCTACACAGTATGTCTCCAGTGGAAGTTTTCCATGCTGCCAAAGAATCTGACGTGAGCACGCAAGAGGCGCTGACTTCATTTAAAAGTGCAGGACTGGATAGTTTAACTGGTGCTTCAGCCGAGATACTGGTGGACAGTGTCCGGGCTAAGCTCTGTCCTAATAAGGTATCAACACAGGAATGGACTGATATCATCACTGAAGCTCACAATTTAGGGATTCCCAGCACATCCACCATTATGTACGGTAGTATAGAAACCTGGGAAGACCGTATAGAACACTTAATGATACTAAGGGATATTCAACGTGAAACCGGTGGCTTCACTGAACTGGTGCCCATGACCTTCCTGGGAAAAAATAACATCATGGGACAGCAGTCCAATGGTGCCAGTGGTCTGGATGATCTGAAATTACACGCTATTGCCAGGATAATTCTGGGAAGGGATGTTCCCAATATCCAGGCATCATGGATTAAAATAGGTACCAGAATGGCACAGATGGCCCTCTGCTGTGGTGCCAATGACCTGGGCGGTACCATGATGGAGGATCTCATCTCCATAGCAGCTGGTTCATCCTATGGGGAATATTTATCCCGGGAGGAAATGCACGCCACAATCGAAGGTATTGGTCGCATTCCTGCAGAACGCAACACTATCTATGAACGGGTCAATTGA
- a CDS encoding methanogen output domain 1-containing protein, which yields MAGKTILVVEDEGISAIEIQECLQSLGYYVPSTAKTGNEAIQEAFSIKPDLILMDITLKGDMDGIDAATIIKSFMDVPLIYLTALDDVETFNRMIGTNANAYLIKPIEEAELRNNIQLALKNHETRQKELEDEKNASLKDVQIFMRSALPELVTNIPISERSVFLSRFMRLFEQNMKPLFHQYARDYGKDPYNNLSEEDKMKVYLSWIAHLYENLGFKVLTRSRGTLGAMTVKKCSWSPGRPNDVFLCLICQSIMQLTYSWTKLPGRVKEEPTTGMLQSVCKFDYDMDNTL from the coding sequence ATGGCTGGAAAGACAATTTTAGTAGTTGAAGATGAGGGAATCAGTGCCATTGAAATCCAGGAATGTTTACAATCTTTAGGATACTATGTTCCATCCACTGCCAAAACCGGGAATGAAGCAATACAGGAAGCATTCTCCATTAAACCAGATTTAATTCTTATGGATATTACATTAAAAGGGGATATGGATGGTATAGATGCTGCTACCATTATTAAAAGCTTCATGGATGTTCCCCTTATTTATTTAACTGCACTGGATGATGTTGAAACATTTAACCGGATGATTGGCACCAATGCTAATGCCTATTTAATCAAACCCATTGAAGAAGCAGAACTACGTAATAATATCCAATTAGCATTAAAAAATCACGAAACTAGACAAAAAGAACTGGAAGACGAGAAAAATGCCAGTTTGAAAGATGTTCAGATATTCATGCGCAGCGCACTTCCAGAATTGGTTACAAACATTCCGATCTCCGAGAGAAGTGTGTTCCTGTCCCGTTTCATGAGACTTTTTGAACAAAACATGAAACCACTGTTCCACCAGTATGCCCGAGATTACGGCAAGGACCCCTATAACAATCTGAGTGAAGAGGATAAAATGAAGGTATATCTCTCCTGGATTGCACACTTATACGAAAACCTAGGTTTTAAGGTTTTAACACGTTCCAGGGGAACACTTGGCGCGATGACTGTTAAAAAATGTTCATGGTCACCAGGCCGGCCTAATGATGTTTTTTTATGTCTCATCTGCCAGAGTATTATGCAGTTAACCTACTCCTGGACCAAACTACCTGGAAGGGTTAAAGAAGAACCCACCACGGGTATGCTGCAATCAGTCTGTAAGTTTGATTACGATATGGACAATACCCTTTGA